The following coding sequences are from one Devosia yakushimensis window:
- a CDS encoding Gfo/Idh/MocA family protein, with protein sequence MAKTYGVGIMGAGNISSAYLRLAPLFKGLEVRAVADILPAAAQKRAEEFGVAAQTPDELLKNSELDVIVNLTIPATHYSVSMDIVSSGKHAYSEKPFVLTLEEGMALKKAADDRNLKVGSAPDTFLGGAHQQARDIIDSGKLGKIMSGTTHVMSRGMEHWHPNPDFFFQVGAGPILDIGPYYVTDLIHLLGAVKRVSAFTNMARAEREVTAEGPFKGTFVKVGTPTTIHGVMEFHSGAIITIGASWDVASHGHHNIELYGTEGSLYVPDPNFFGGDLVTTDIAGTKTPVTPWDHPFGKANQDLDKPNARANYRTAGLADMIASIDGGYNARCGLDVALHAVDVMTSLLKAGESGQVLTLSTTCERPLALSPADAQALLKA encoded by the coding sequence ATGGCAAAGACTTACGGCGTCGGCATCATGGGTGCCGGCAATATTTCCTCGGCCTATCTGCGCCTCGCGCCCCTGTTCAAGGGGCTCGAGGTTCGCGCCGTGGCAGACATTCTGCCCGCTGCCGCTCAGAAGCGTGCCGAAGAGTTCGGCGTTGCCGCCCAGACCCCCGACGAGCTGCTGAAAAACAGCGAACTCGACGTCATCGTGAACCTGACCATCCCGGCCACCCATTATTCGGTGTCCATGGATATCGTCTCGTCCGGCAAGCACGCCTATTCCGAAAAGCCTTTCGTGCTGACCCTCGAAGAGGGCATGGCCCTCAAGAAGGCCGCCGATGACCGCAACCTCAAGGTCGGCTCGGCTCCCGATACCTTCCTGGGCGGCGCCCATCAGCAGGCCCGCGATATCATCGACTCGGGCAAGCTCGGTAAGATCATGAGCGGCACCACGCACGTCATGAGCCGCGGTATGGAGCACTGGCACCCCAATCCGGATTTCTTCTTCCAGGTTGGCGCCGGCCCAATCCTCGATATCGGGCCCTATTACGTCACCGATCTCATCCACCTGCTCGGCGCGGTAAAGCGCGTTTCCGCCTTCACCAACATGGCGCGCGCAGAGCGTGAAGTGACCGCCGAAGGCCCCTTCAAGGGCACCTTCGTCAAGGTCGGCACGCCCACCACGATCCATGGCGTGATGGAATTCCATTCCGGCGCCATCATCACCATCGGCGCCAGCTGGGATGTGGCGAGCCACGGCCACCACAATATCGAGCTCTACGGCACCGAGGGCTCGCTCTATGTGCCCGATCCGAACTTCTTCGGCGGCGACCTCGTCACCACCGATATCGCAGGCACCAAGACGCCGGTCACCCCGTGGGATCACCCCTTCGGCAAGGCCAACCAGGATCTCGACAAGCCCAATGCGCGCGCCAATTACCGCACGGCGGGCCTAGCTGACATGATCGCCTCGATCGATGGCGGCTATAATGCCCGCTGCGGCCTCGATGTGGCCCTCCATGCCGTCGATGTCATGACCAGCCTGCTCAAGGCCGGTGAGAGCGGCCAGGTGCTCACGCTATCGACTACTTGCGAGCGTCCGCTGGCCCTCAGCCCCGCTGATGCACAGGCCCTTTTGAAGGCTTGA
- a CDS encoding sugar phosphate isomerase/epimerase family protein, with protein MTELSFQLYSARNYPSLEEFLGKLAALGYTQVEGFGGLYGNVADATTLAGNLKKHGLTIPTGHFGPAQVQDTDTTVKTAEILGIKRIYCPHIGAEGRSEDESKWLELAEFLAKAAETYTKEGYGFGWHNHDFEFKPTTSGRTPMEIILETAPKIEWEADVAWIVRGKADPIAWFEKYGDRISAVHVKDIAPAGENTDEDGWADVGYGTLGWDNLINQVKSKTKAQYFVAEHDKPSDPERFATRSIATAKKWK; from the coding sequence ATGACTGAACTGTCATTCCAGCTTTACAGCGCCCGCAATTACCCCTCGCTCGAGGAATTTCTGGGTAAGCTCGCCGCGCTCGGCTACACCCAGGTTGAAGGCTTTGGTGGCCTTTATGGCAATGTCGCCGATGCCACGACCCTGGCCGGCAATCTCAAGAAGCATGGCCTGACCATTCCGACCGGCCATTTCGGTCCCGCCCAGGTTCAGGATACCGATACCACGGTCAAGACCGCCGAAATCCTTGGCATCAAGCGCATTTATTGCCCCCATATCGGCGCCGAAGGCCGCAGCGAAGACGAGTCCAAATGGCTCGAGCTGGCCGAATTCCTGGCCAAGGCCGCCGAGACGTACACCAAGGAAGGTTACGGCTTCGGCTGGCACAACCACGATTTCGAATTCAAGCCGACCACTTCGGGCCGTACGCCCATGGAAATCATCCTGGAAACTGCTCCCAAGATCGAATGGGAAGCCGACGTGGCCTGGATCGTGCGCGGCAAGGCCGACCCCATCGCCTGGTTCGAAAAATATGGCGACCGCATCAGCGCTGTCCACGTCAAGGACATCGCTCCGGCCGGCGAGAACACCGATGAAGATGGCTGGGCCGATGTCGGCTACGGCACTCTGGGTTGGGACAACCTCATCAACCAGGTGAAGAGCAAGACCAAGGCGCAGTATTTCGTCGCCGAACACGACAAGCCCTCCGATCCCGAGCGTTTCGCAACCCGCTCGATCGCGACCGCCAAGAAGTGGAAGTAA